In the genome of Anabaena cylindrica PCC 7122, the window CCGTTCTAATGAGTCTGGTAGTGGTAGCCATGCGGGGTTAATCAGAAAGCGATCGCCTATTTCTTGAGGTTGCCAATATTGTTTCCAGCTACTAGCCCAATCTTCCTCATCAATCAATTGCCAATGGAGTATGGGAGATGGCAACCCTATACACATAGCATCTTGACGCAACCATAACGATAGAGCAGATAAATCCAATAGCTGTGCTTGAAAGCTGGGTAAGTAAGCCTTTAATAGTGAGGAATTACCTTTGCTTTCACTAGCTGTACCACGACAGCCAAAACCCTCCAGTCGCCAAAAGATAGAATCTTCTAGGTCTGGTTCACATAAAATTTTGAGTTCCCACCAGGTGTTTGCCATAGAATGTTAGATTTTAGATTTTAGATTTTAGATTTTAGATTGGTAATGGGTAATTGGTGATGGGTAATTGGAAAAAACAATTACTTGTTACCTGTTTTTAATCCAAAATCCAAAATCCAAAATCCAAAATTAAAGTGTTACTGTATACGCATCTCGAATTCCCGGTACTTTCGTAATTTCATCTAAGATGCCTTCTGGTAAAGGATCATCAATACTTAGCGCCATGACTGCATCACCACGGACGATTTTACGACCTACCTGCATACTGGCAATATTGACATTAAAACTACCAAGTAGAGAACCGAGTTTACCGATAATTCCTGGCATATCACGGTGCAGAGTGAACAGCATATATTTGCTAGGTGGAACGTTAATGGGGAAACCATCAACATCAGTGAGGTGAATTTCTTTATCACCCAACAAAGCACCTGTAACTGAATGAGTACCTAAAGTACCTGTAGCTTCTAGATGCAGTGAACCGGCATAATCTCTGGCTGAGGCATCCCGTGTTTCAATCACGCGAATTCCTCTTTCTTTGGCTTCTATGCTGGCGTTGACATAATTAACCCGTTCCCGTAAGGCTTGATAAAGTAGTCCTTTAAGGGCTGCTACTACCAACGGCTGACTTTTGTTGGTTGCGAGTTCTCCTTGGAGTGTGATGTTGAGTGTTTCTACCCTGCCACCTACTAGTTGTCCTACCAAGTTACCAAGGGTTTCTGCCAACTGCATATAAGGCTTGAGTTCTTCTAAAACATCGGGTCCGAATCCGGGGATGTTAACAGCAGAACGAGCAGGTAGTCCTAAGAGGACATCGCGGATTTGTTCAGCTACGTCTATAGCAACGTTAACTTGGGCTTCGGTGGTTGATGCCCCTAAGTGGGGGGTGAGGATGAGATCTTTGCCGAGCGATCGCAAATCAGACTCACCCAGAGGTTCTGACTCGAATACATCTAAAGCTGCACCACCAATTTTACCTTCTTTGATTGCCGCTGCTAAAGCTGCTTCATCAATGATGCCACCACGAGCGCAGTTAATAATTCTCGCTGTTGGTTTCATCTTCGCCAAAGTTTTGGCATTGATTAAGTGGGTAGTTTCTGGGGTTTTGGGGATATGCAAGGTGATATAATCTGCTTGCTGCATCAGTAAATCTAACTCTACCAATTGACAGCCCATCTGTTCAGCCCTTTCTGTAGAAATAAAGGGATCATAAGCTAAAAGTTTCATCCCCATAGCTTTGGCTACAGCCGCAACATGAGAGCCAATTTTACCTAGCCCGACAACGCCGAGAGTTTTTTTGTATACTTCTGCACCTACAAAAGTTTTGCGATCCCATTCACCCCGTTTTACGGAAGCATTTGCATCTGGGATATGACGAGATAAAGATAACATCATTGCTAGTGCGTGTTCGGCTGCGGCAATGGTATTTCCCTCTGGAGAATTGACTACTACAATACCTTTGCGGGTAGCAGCAGGAACATCAACATTATCCACTCCCACACCAGCACGACCAATAATTTTTAATTGTGTGCCAGCTTCAATAATTTCTTGAGTGACGCGAGTTCCAGAACGGATCATCAACGCATCGTACTCGCCAATAATTTCTATCAGTTCTGCTGGTTTAAGACCTGTTTTGACATCAACCGTAGCAACTTGGGAAAGGATGTCAATACCAGCCTGGTCAATCGGATCGGAGACAAGAACCTTAGACATGATTACTTCATTTAAATTTACAGGTTTTGCTGCACAAGACTTTTAAGTTTAGTCTTTATCTGTAACAATTCAGCAAGAATTATGCGTTTCTATATATAGCAAGCAGGGGACTCTTAACAGGATAACTGAGTGAAACTCTATTGGTGTTTAAGTTTTGTAGTGAGTTTTTATCTCCATACGCTACCAGGCAATTGCTATATATCTAATTTACTTCCTCCTGACTCCGAACTCCGAACTCCGAACTCCTGACTCCTGACTCCTGCTATATCGCCTGAACAAAATAATAATTCTATAATTAATTGTGGTGAGTGTTGGGAGAAGTAGTGATGTTAAATTTCCACCTACCAAGGTACTTACCCTCGGCTGAAGAGTTACCCGATTCTGATGAAACACCTGTGGATAACGAACTACAAGAATTAATTCCAGGATTGCTGAAATCAATACTGCTGATACTTTGGTCTGAACGCATGGACTGGTTTTTTGGGGTAAATATGGGGATTTATTATCACCCTGATGAACTGCCAATGGTGCCAGATGGGTTTCTGAGCTTGGGAGTGGAACGTTGTTATGATGAGGAATTACGCCCTAGTTATGTGTTGTGGGATGAAAATGTTGTCCCCATTTTAGTCCTAGAAGTGGTTTCTCCAAATTATCGCAAGGAGTACACCATTAAACTGGACGAATATGCGGACTTGGGTGTGCGATATTATGTGATTTATTCTTCTCGTCGTCGTCGCAAACCACGTTTGGAAGTACATAAGTTAGTGAATGGGAAGTATGAGTTACAAGCAGGAAATCCTGTATGGCTACCAGAAATTGGCTTAGGAATTGGTTCTGAACAGGGAAATTATGGTGGTTTAAACCGGGAATGGTTGTATTGGTATGATAATGACGGCAAGCGGTATTTGACACCGCAAGAACAGATTATAGAGGCAGAAGAACGCGCTCAGTTGGCAGAAGTGCGATCGCAAAAGTTAGCCGAAAAGTTGCAAGATTTAGGAATCGACCCTGCTCAAGTTCAATAAGATAAAAATAAACCTGCCTAGGCAGGTTTAAATATTTAAGAGAACTCCACAAAAAAGATGATCCAATCTTGTGGGATGGGCATCTTGCCCGTCCTTGTATTATTAGCGGGCTTTTCGGCCCGCACCACAAGAAATTTTGGGATATTTTTTTAATTGGAGAACTCTAATTCTAATTACGGAAATTGGCGATCGCGTACTTCCACAGCATATTTCTGCACAGCTTGAGTAATATGTTCTCGTAAATTTGTATAAACTTTGGCGAAGGGCGGTTGTTTTTCTGAAAGTCCGATAATGTCAGAAGTAACTAATACTTGACCATCGCAGTCCGAACCTGCACCGATACCAATAGTAGGAATACGCAATTTTTGAGTAATTTGTAATGCTAAATGAGCAGGGATATGTTCTAACACTATTGAAAATACACCAGCTTGTTCGAGAGCGATCGCTTCATT includes:
- the serA gene encoding phosphoglycerate dehydrogenase, with amino-acid sequence MSKVLVSDPIDQAGIDILSQVATVDVKTGLKPAELIEIIGEYDALMIRSGTRVTQEIIEAGTQLKIIGRAGVGVDNVDVPAATRKGIVVVNSPEGNTIAAAEHALAMMLSLSRHIPDANASVKRGEWDRKTFVGAEVYKKTLGVVGLGKIGSHVAAVAKAMGMKLLAYDPFISTERAEQMGCQLVELDLLMQQADYITLHIPKTPETTHLINAKTLAKMKPTARIINCARGGIIDEAALAAAIKEGKIGGAALDVFESEPLGESDLRSLGKDLILTPHLGASTTEAQVNVAIDVAEQIRDVLLGLPARSAVNIPGFGPDVLEELKPYMQLAETLGNLVGQLVGGRVETLNITLQGELATNKSQPLVVAALKGLLYQALRERVNYVNASIEAKERGIRVIETRDASARDYAGSLHLEATGTLGTHSVTGALLGDKEIHLTDVDGFPINVPPSKYMLFTLHRDMPGIIGKLGSLLGSFNVNIASMQVGRKIVRGDAVMALSIDDPLPEGILDEITKVPGIRDAYTVTL
- a CDS encoding Uma2 family endonuclease; the protein is MLNFHLPRYLPSAEELPDSDETPVDNELQELIPGLLKSILLILWSERMDWFFGVNMGIYYHPDELPMVPDGFLSLGVERCYDEELRPSYVLWDENVVPILVLEVVSPNYRKEYTIKLDEYADLGVRYYVIYSSRRRRKPRLEVHKLVNGKYELQAGNPVWLPEIGLGIGSEQGNYGGLNREWLYWYDNDGKRYLTPQEQIIEAEERAQLAEVRSQKLAEKLQDLGIDPAQVQ